Part of the Arachis hypogaea cultivar Tifrunner chromosome 6, arahy.Tifrunner.gnm2.J5K5, whole genome shotgun sequence genome, ATATATTGGTGACCAGAATCTAACTAATTGAAGGATGGAATTGAATGATTTGACTCAATTCTCTTTTAACAAACCTAACCATGTTAGAGAGAATCTGGAATACCTTATGGCTTGTTGCTTTACATTGCTTGATTTAGAATGAACAAATATATGCTAAGATTCTATATTCTAAATCTAAAACACACACTTTGCAAAAATATCAAGGTTCTATTTCTATAATACTTTTTCAGTGACCACTCAGAAAAAAAGTATTCGTGTGAAAATAATAGTCCATCAGATAATTTGACctgtttgactaaattatcatctttACAAGTATTCACCTGTATTTTGAAGTTGCTAGACATTTTGTAGCACCAACAATTATATAGGCatggatatttattatttacataaaaCAAAGTTGAAGTCCAAATTTATGGTAAATGGAAAATTGTCATTATAACAAGGATAGTAGATAAACTATGTGACTACAAATTGAGTTACTATTTAGTAAAAATTCTTTCAAGTAAAACAATAATTTAGACATAcaaatatgtatatatacaaaTACACCACCACTGCACACAGGTCCATAGAGGATTATATGTGCATATGTTCAAACCACaaacaatgaaaaatgaaaaataaataaaggagaGAGGGGTATCCCCTCAAATAAGCTTAAATTTCTGAAGATACAATGAGAAGCTGTACCCTAAAATACACAATACTACTCTACATTTCCCCCTTCAGATTCTATCTATCAAACAcctattaatcaaattattgagACTATTTTCAAAGCCACATGAAAACCATTAAAGGGAAAGGGTTCTACCACACCATCACtatgtggagagagagagagagagattataGGTGGAGAGAAGAAAAATCACATTATCTAAAGTACAACACCACAAGTAGAGATTCTAGAGATTCTCCTTTGTGAAGAGACAACAACTTCATGAAATGCAGGTGAGCCAATGCTTGAAATACTTCATTCCCTTGGTCGGGCAAGCCACAAAGAACTTAGAGCTCGCAGCCGCGAGAAATAATCACTAATCGCAAGGAGAGCTCTAGCTGATTGCCTAGTTGTCAAAATTCGAAGCATTTGTTGTAATGTTTGTTGCCGCAGATTATCAGCCTAGTTAACATGAAAAAAGAAGTTACAAGTCTATGGCATTGCATGGCATGTTTAACACTTTGGATCagtttttccttttagttttcatgcAGGCCTATTACTTACTTCTAGAGAGGGTGAGAGCTTTAGCCCAATGATCTAAAATCATGAGTTTAATTCTCGGATACAGCCTTTTCACTTTGGTGGTAAAGCTACAGACATCTAACCTCAGGCACTAGGCGACCCATTATTAACCTATAGGCTCTCGTTTGAAACACCTTTGACCGATGCAATGAACTCGTGTTTTCTATTAGGAGGTTGCGAAGTGAGATACTGCGTGCATACTGCAAAATGACTTGCCTCAACATGCACATGCATACAAGCTGGAAATAGTCTCTCTTTCACTAAAAATGGAAATTGAGAATACACTCAATACAGGCATGAAGATTCTATGTTCACCTATTCTTTAGTTCTAGCCTCGTTACTTTGGAAATTTGGAAGTAGAAAAATGGAAAGTGGACCGGAAAACAGGTGGATTATTGAAGTTACCTGGCGAAGAAACCCTTCGAGAGTACCGAGCTTTCCCATAGCCATAGCCATTTGCCCCATATAGTTTGCTACATTTCCTGAAGAGCCTGATGGGTTGGGTGCACCATTCGCCAATGTCTCAGCAAGTGATTGCTGCAATGCATCCATTCCCTGAGACAATGCATCTTCGGCCTGCTGCGATGACTGCTGCAAGTTGTAGATGCCCATCAATTGTTGCTCGGTTAATGGCTCCAGTTGATTTACAAGAAGCTGCAGTATTGTCAATCCAGTTTAAGGTTAGCCAGCATAAAGTTTAAAATATGTCACCAAGTTGTCATTTCTAGAACAGAGAAGTTCCTTACAGATCTTGAATTTAACTACCAATGACTTTAAAGAACATAGTTTCTatctatttttaattgtttttctttcacTTCATATTTTATATCCTGCAGGGTAAGGAAGGTTATAGGTGTGGAACCATACATTGTTAAAGTAGTTTCAGAAAGCATAATAGATAGATGGTAACAACAGAGTTGTAACAATTGCCACATTTCCAATAATGTCCAAAATGGCCCTTTTAAACATGTTCTGTTTGTTAATCTTCCATTAGATTTGTAGAAAGATTTTTTACAATAGAGAGTAATAATACAACAGATCATAGAAGGTTTACTATACCTCTTTCTGTCCATAATctaaaatgaagaaaaataagtGCAAGAAATTTCTCATACAACCACCCAAGTTTAAACATCAAACGTTAGCTTGTTCATTGGGGAAAAAACTTTTATGTATACATTAAGAATTAAGATGATATTAGCTGGACATGTACGAGTATTCAAGaaatcataattcataataatgTATTACCACACGTATACTTCAAGCGttgatctctcttttttttgggtAAGGAAACTTCAGCATATTATAAACCAGGTAAAATGAAAAATCATTAAACAACAGTGTATCACAATACGAGAAATCCTCACTTTAAGAAGCTCGGATGAGCGAAAGCCTCCGATCCACATGAAACACCTCTCAGCTGGAGTCTTCCACATCCCTGAAAGAATGTGGAAAACATCGGCTTTTGCAGCAATACCTTTGAGCCTGAAGATGTCATCAAATTGCGTCATGAAATTGTCGACAATAGTACGAAGTTCAATATCTCCAGCATGAGAATTTATTGCAGCCCTTAGCTCATTGGTTTGCCTATTATGCTCTTCCAACCATCGTGCATACTCTACGTCAAAAGCCATAGCACCTACAGACCAAGAAGATTAACAAATATGACTTATGGTTAGAAACACATAATAAAAGCTCCTGAAAATATACAAAGAAAACATATGCATTGCACAAATTTAACAAAGCTCTGCTTCTAACTATGCTTAGTACAATTTTGGCATAAGAAAATTTAGTCTCAAATAGAGTGCTTTTGCCAAAACCGCACAAAGCAATTGTTACCATGCCTCGATTGCTTGATACAATATCAAAAAGGCCTTCTCCCAGTAAAAGCTATACATATAAGCTAATTTGAGGACATTAAATTCTTAATTGAATGTGAAGCCATACATTAGCAATTAGAGTAAAAAAGCAGAACATTGTCAGAAAATTACTACAAGTTTTAACTATACAATTTCCAAAAGTAGTTTAAATACCATTTCCACTCATTGAATGGGTCTGATCTCCTGAGCTTGAAATAAATATTCCCTGCAAAAGATTAGTGACCAAATTCTATTATGTAATGTTGTAATTTCATTATCGATGATAGTTGGCAAAGGGGAGGGGGCACAagtatcaaattttgaaaaggagatGGTAAATAAAGCGAACAACCAAACCTGCTGGCGGGCTCGCTGCAGCTCCTGCTCAAGTTGGGTCAGTTTCAGCCTACTGCTCTCTAATTGTTGCACATATGCCTGATGAATGGAAAGAAGAattagaaaaacaagaaaaagtggCATGTAACAAGGTCAAATATGACAAATTTAACAGGTCTAAATAATAGGACAATGATGTTATAAGCAACTTGCCATTATATTAAAGAGGTTTTAACAGAAGGAACCATTTTATAAGGTCATAAGATAAATACAAAAAGAACCTACCTTTTTCCTCAACCGGCTTTTTCTGGCAGCCTCACGATTTTGAGCAAGCCGCCGTAACGTCTGAATGAATACACAATAACCCAATCACTACATAGCAACAAAACCATGTATTCCTTAAAAAAGCAAAACCTTATGTAAGAGATGAAAACTCACATACAGttgttttcatgtgaagttgatagttgagaaccgTTAGATGAGAATTTAGTCAAACTTATCAAAACATCTAGCAGTTCTCAACTATAAActtcacatgaagacaattatatGTGAGTCTCCACCTATGTAAGAAAGTTATTGTTAGAACCTTTTGATCTGCTTTATCTTTTGATCTTTCACTGGATTCACCCCTTTCGGGCTGCAAAGAAACACCAGAACCATATTTCACAGTAAAAAAAAGAATGCagaaaaattattcttaaatGTCACATCATAACTGACAAGGGATTCAATTAGTTAAACTCCAGATGCAGAAAAACTGTATCATGAAAGCAAAAGAATTACcatttgatttttatcttctGTATCATCTGTTGAAGTATCTGTCCTAGGGCTTGCATCTGCCATGTTGGACTCTCCCCAGTTCTCACGATGACCAGCAGATGTCGAAGCCAGATTTGGTTGCGAATCCTTTTGTAATGACAACGTTTGAGAGCCAGCAATTGCTGCAGATATGTTTATATCCGAGTTTGCAATTGACTGCATCTTATATGTAAGATAAGAATGTCAATTGCAGCAATTCACAGTGCTTTTGGATTGATATTTATTCTTGGAAACTCATAACTGCGTAAAAATAAGAAATTACCTTACTTAAAGCACCAAATTGAACATCAGCACCTAGAGCTTGGCTATTTGATTTCAGTTGAAGTTGATTAAACAGTGGATCTGAAAGATTAAAGAAAGGGGGGGACAAAAACAAAAAAGGGTAATAGAAGTTTGATTAGGTACCAACAGCCAACAGCCAACAAAAGAGTTTGCAATTCTATCATTATGTTCTCCCCCAAAAGAAGAGTTTTCTGTGAGTAAACCATAATATTTTGCTTTCATTTCTAGTAATTTCATTCCAACAACAATCCTACATCATTGCTTTCAATGTCATACTTGAGAAAACACATATTTCTTTAGGATAAATGAAAGCATATAGATTTTATTATGAATTAGTAAAGTAGAAATCAATGAATGCCTATGTTAATTATAACAATATTGGAATTTGAGACAACCATAGGAGAAAATATATTCATTTGGTTTCTAATATAAATTGTATATTGTTAGGCATAGATGGTAGCAaaaatcaccaagaaccataCCAACATCTTACAAAACAACTGAAAGTAATATTGCTCCTCAGTATATAACAATCTAGTTAGTACAGAAGCCTAACAAACAAGCATTAAGCACTGACAACAAAGTGCTGCATAAGAGAACAAGCACCTTGGCATGTCATACAAATGTGATTCGACAGGATATGATTCCTGTCTCAAAAACACAACATTGGCATGCATAACAATATGCAATGGAAGTAAGAGTTTCAAGTTACTCAAAACACAAGCAACATACTTCTGCTAAGATTAATGGCATCCTCAACCCGAAATCCTAGAGACTGTTCAAGGTTTCCAAATTCAGAAATTCGAGAAGGAAGAACATTAGTTGCATCAATGCCCCTGCAAAACCAAAATCATCACAACGTTACAACAAGCTAGTAAATGCATATCCAATTATCTCACAAGGTCCAGAAAGCCAAGAAACTAATTATGGCATCCATGTTTCCATCTCTCAAGAAGAAAAGTCAAAATTGAACACAACAAGGTCTAAAATCAAATTCAAGAGAATATTTAAAAACCAAAAAGCATAACAATCATTTAAGCAAAGCTGAAGCCAGCACCACATGTGCACACACACAAGGGAGAGTGCATAGTTTCAAGAATTGAAATAAATTGTTATATTCTGTTTCAGTAAGGatcaattatataatatttaaggaAGTGAAAGGGTGTATTTGTCACCACTAAGGAATCCCCAGCAAAATACAAAGTAAAATCAAATATACAAAGAAACTTATGGTCATCTTCATTCTCCAAGCTTTCCTCTGCACAGTTGCACATAAGGCCTAATTTCGACATCTCAGTTCTCCCAGAACATAACCAATTTCTTCTACTCATTCAAGAGTTATACCAGAATAGCATAATTGCCACCATCAAACCACAAAATTGAACCTTTTGACACCAAAACCAATTACCAGAGCAATCAATCAATAGTGAAATTATCATTAAgcagaaaacaaaagagaaaagaaggccTGAAAGATTTACATGGAACTAGAAGAAGAAGGCATAGGAGGTGGAGGAGCGTAACTTGGCATCCCGTTGACAACGTTGTTACTGTCCCCAGTGCTGCTAACGTTAACTGTTCTAGCTCTACTACCCATCAATAACCATGCTCAGCTCAAAGACCATCTTATCTTCGCACAAAACCGCAATCCAAGGATGCCCCTCAACTATTTCACAAAGCTCACAACTTTAGTCAAATCCCACAAAAGAAAAAGCTTTAACTCAGCTAAAAATTCTTCAACAAGAAAAAACCACAACTTAAACATGCTTCTCTGATCAAGCTAAAAttccaacaacaatcaaaacAGAACAGGTCAACAAAATTGTTGAATAACATGAGCAACAAAGTAAGACTTCTGAAGgggaaaaatagtaaaataaaaaaacatagcaTCATCTCCGTACAATccacttgaaagttgaaacaagGACAAAACtttgaaaacaaaagagaaaaaaaaaattaaattttgaaaattaaaattgaaggcCCACCTCCTAAAAACTAAGCTAAACAACACAAGCTTGAAAAAGAGAAGCTCCCCATGCTTGGTATTGAAAAGGGTAAGAACAAAAAAGCGATCTTTGCACGAACTCAGTGGGTAGAAATTGAAACtcaaaaagaagaggaaaaaaatttttgaactttacacatacccagaagaagaaaaaaaaaacgatggAATAATAATaagctctctctccctctctctctctctctgtgcagAGTGCAAACCCTAACCAGTGGCAAGTTGACGATAAATACCGAGGACTTTTTGACTTTTTTGGATTGAATGACTGGAAATGGCacctttaatatttttattattttattgttaaacTATTAATGATGTTACACAGTACAATTTCGTGTTTAACCctgcaaataaaaacaaaaacaaaaacaaatcatgattctttcaattttaattttattattttattgcttttacCCACATATTCAAAGAGGAGAATCATGTCAGCAAGTTGATCTTTTCTTTTCGGTAgcaattattatttatgattattatcattgttattcattcattcattcataatattaatattaaaattattattttatgatgATAGCAGGGGgtggaaaagagagaaagagagaaaggtaTGGTGTGTGTGTGGAAGAAGCGTGACGTTGAGACCATTCCAATTTCTTGCATACGTCGCTTTCGTCTGAAACTCTAAAGCTCCATTTTTACACACTAAGCTTTGCCTtttttaaattcttcaaattTCTGTTAACTTTACCGGTTTTTTATTTCctctttattttttctctttttcttatatCTTCGAAATAAATAATactacatatttaaatttttttatgaattaaatctaatcaaattaaataataaaacttgAAATAATACTGAatataactgatttttattatgttaaactaatttaattaaatttgattaacaaaaaatttagatgtataatattattcttcTAAAAAACCTCCCTTgacattttataaattaatttttaaataaaaatattatatagatttaattattttgttggacTAAATTCTCAAAGTGGTCCATCAGATTTACAGTTTTCATCATTTcagtaatttaaatttaaaattatttttattggtctCCGAAATTCAATTTTGGACACCATATTGGTCCCTAAACCTTTTCTAGTACTAAATTAGTGAACTAACTGCTGAATTGACTCTAACTTGCCATGTTAAACATATGGCTAAACAGTGTCGTTTCGTTTTGACTCTTAAACAaggcaaaaatagaaaaataaacaagagttTATATGATGTGCAAATCATTatatctttcttcatttttcaaaacGATATTTTTTTGCCTTATTTAAGAGTTAAAACTAAAAACACTATTTAGTCATGTGTCTAGCATGGCAAATCAAAGTTAGCTCGTTGATTTAATATTGGAAAGTGTTTAGGGCCAATATGGTGTGTGAAATTAGATCTCGATGATTAATACagtgaattttaaatttgagaGAGTACAATAATAAAAGTCGTAAATCTGAGAGACCACCATAGAAATTTAGTctattttatttgttcttataattttattagggttattatagtttaaaattttaagttaaatttttatattacataaaaaaatttaattatatcatttttaattatttattttttgttaaaaacaatTTTGTTTATGTTCAGTGCATATATATATGAAGTAGGATGAATTATGAAATATTAACTTATTTcaaaattagtgtattttattcTGAAAATAAATACTATTAAAGgtctaataataattttttatctaatataaaaatttaattataaatttttaaattgtaaagaattaattaaaaaattaataaaattataaaaattaataaaataattaaatttattaagaacaaaccaaaaattaataattaaattaattattatatatttctatataaatatataagtgtattatttaaatttttaatatttattttatattttaatatatattctatataaataaaaaatttaataattaatatttatgtcaTATAATATGGTTGTCTTTAGAAAGGGGTATAAgtggtataattttttaaaataggtaAATGGAGTATAATAcgaagtttttttatttaaataaaataaatatttaatttatgaaaaatacaTAAATGTTGGGGTATTTATGAAATTGCATAATTAGACATATTTCGGATGTTGAGAGAGGATTTTAAAAACAAGCGTATTTCAATGTCTAAGACTCCGTTATGTGATCGGGTGACACCGAGTCATATCTTGATTGCACCTGAGATATGTAATGGAGTCGAGATCGGGTGCTGAGCATCCGAGATATGCTAAAAAAATGGGGTCTCAGCATCTAAGATAAGTTCGCATGCTTATGTAATGCCACAGCATACAAGATTAACGTCCATAACTActatttttcacttttgtaaccTTTTGAATGATAGAATTTGAGTTTCTTCAGAAAATATAGTCCCCCGACAATATGTCTACGACATAAACATCAACAGACTGAATGCTACTTGGCACGTAGTTAGAGTTTTAGACTTTGAGGTTAGtagtttaatatatttttattattagtgaATAATAAGTTTAGATATTTAGTTTTTAGTAACTTAGTTAATGGGGTAGATACGGTGAGTATACCAAATTAGAAGATCTATATTAATTTCGTTAGTATATTTAGTATGGttttataatttgtataattgATTGTAAGTAATTGTTAAttgagtaaaataaataaaataggtaaaTAATTGTGtgttaagttaaataaaaaaataagtaactcTCGATTAAAATGTTACCAGACTTAAGCGGTATCTGTTGcatataatattattgtttacTTAGGTGGTTTAATAGTTTTTAGTAATCTGTAGCATCAATTAATGGTTTAGGCGAGATTAATATACTAGAGTAAATGTTATTAGAAATACATAAATCACGATTATTGTTGTCACGTCGTGTGACCTTGGATCTCCCCTTGCCGGACATCCTGTTGCCTTATATAAGAGAGACTGGATTTGGACATCCAGTATAGTTGAGGGATTTCATATTTGATAATTTCCTGATATCTACATTTGTCAAGCAGTGGAGACTCGAGACCCACACGTTCTACCTTCCATGGGGTGAGGTTAGCATTATGTACAAGATGTTGCCTATCACGTTGGTCTACGCACTATGGGCAAGTTGATCGGAGGTTACGTCCGAAACTTTCAGCGATGGCATGGACACCCCACGAGGGAGTGGGTTGAGGATGCACTAGACGTCAGGCCGCCACCACATTTCGAGGGAGCAAAGTAGTTTTTTCGGGATGAGGATGACCTAGCTGAGGGATAGAGTTGCACACATTCCTGAGGGTATAGCTCCGGATATACTCCGTCAATACGCCCAGTACTACTTGATGATGCTCATTGGGGGTTTCTATTTTCGAACAAACTTGCTACACTTTTCCCCTTAAGATGGCTGTCACTATAGGAGGATTTCGACCATTGCAGCCAGTTGTCATGGGGTCTGCACTGCCATGTCATACCTATCATTCGTGCACCGCGGCAGGACATGATGTGACTGACACTGCGGGGTGTATGCCACTTCTTATCTCATGGATCTACCATAGATTTATGTGTTTCAGTCCGGTGGGATACGATGTCGCCAGGTTTTCAATTGCAGCTAGGTACGTATATGTGTGAAATAATTTTTAAGTTACCAACTAGTATACATTGAACATTTGTTAGCCATAATGAAATATAATTAGTTAAATTATGTTCAACTATTCTGCGTAGGTTGGTAAGACTGGAACAACAAAGTGGAAATCGTCATGATGGCAAGATCCAGAGTTTAGGCCGTCGTATTGATGTCCTGACATTTGATAAGGAATGACGTTTTTTGTTCtaaatttattcaatttattgGTATATCGTTTCTAATTACGGTAATTTAACCCGATGTGAACAGTTTTGGTGTACACCTTACGAGGATCTCCAGCTGCGTCAGATTTTGTCTGACTGGCTTATGAGTGACGTAGAGCTTTACACATGGAGGACCGTCGTTTCTATTGCCTGCTTTCACTTTGTCGAATTTCATCACGTTGACAGAGTGAAGAGGGTATCAACCCGGTTAGTGGACAACATGACAGTCTTATCAGACTCAAAAATCACTCCCTCATCACTGTGTTTAACTATTCCATTGGGATAaactacaataaaaaataattgattattcTCCATCagcacaaaacagagaaaagagaaagaaaatattaGTTTGTAAATTGTATGATGGGTGGTATTGGAATGGACTCTATAAATAGAGTCATTCTCCAACATATCTTAAGTGCAGAGACACCTAAACAACAATACACATATCCCGAGTGCTAAAATCCAAAATAGAGCGTTGACTATATCTCAAACGCTGAGGGTGAAATTAGGGAATTGTATAGTTCCTGAATGCTAAGACCCCATTTTTGTTTTTAGCATATCTTGGATGCTTAGTACCCAATCTCGGCCCCATTACATATTCCGGGTGTACAAAAAATATAACTTGGCGTTACCCAATCGCAGAACGGGATTTCAAATGCCGAGATACGCTTGTTTTTAGAATCTCTCTCAATATTCGAAATGTGACTAATTATGCAATTTGTAAATATCTCaacatttatatatttttgtaaataaaatatttattttatttaaataaaaaatttccgtATACCAATATAATACACATATATAATACTTTTACCTTTCACAATCTTTAAAAAGAAAATACTTATATAAACAAAGATATCTATTaacttaacaaaataaaatatatttttatatatgaattAGCTAAGAATAATAGAAACTGAAATTCTTGTCACTCTTTTCAATTGATATGGGAGAAACTATTTGTTAACTCGTACAAATGGAGGTGCTTACtttgaatctaaaattaatatctCCATACAAAAAAGTTCGTCAATTGAAAGGTAATATTTATCAAATAGGTACTTCAATTctattaacaattaaaaaatcataaaaagaatATAATATTATTTGTCTAAACTCTAAAGTAAAGATAATCTGATATCTAATCAAGAAGATGATAATTATAACTGAAATATCTTgataataaaatcaataattacaATAGTAAAATCAATAGTTACacattagtatgtctattttattttttttcttcataatatcaagtttttttagttgttttttcatGAGTTTGTTAAGGTAGAAATTCACGTACAGTTAATTTCATGTGAaatttatagtaaaaaattgttaaataacaatttagtcaaatctatcaaatcatctaacgattctCGATTATCAACTTCATATAAAGATAACTGCATGTGAGTCTTCACCTTTTACTATTTAAGAGATTGTTCCAAATTTTATACTATCTTAAGGTCTGTTTGgttaaaagaattataaaatattctcataaattttaaaatgaaaatatcaTATTCTCATGTTTGGTTtagggttttcgaaaatattctcatTTAAGTTTTATTTCTAAGAATCAAAATACCACTATTTTTATTCCCACTTCTCCTCTTGGGTATAATTAATTCCtatagaaataaaatttgaataataaaaaaagaccAAACTACCCTTACCTAATCTAGTTCTAACCCTCTCATAAGTTTTTCTATTCTCATTTCCTAATACCAACATTTTAGCAGAGCCTTTTTTTCAAATTCATGAAAGTTTCACTGGCATTAGTGTCGCCTCACCGTTAGATGCGTCTGAACTCTTTTTGACAGTGATTGAAACGCTTCTCACCAGTGACACACAGATCAAGACTAGCACTCTGATTGGTATGAGATCTTCTATCACTCCTCCAACATCGACCACATCGCAGCTCAATACTCTTGCCTCGCCCTCCTTCTTGATCCTCATTACAACCCCTTTACCTTTGCCGTCCCACCGTTATTGTATGCTTGCCATCGTCATTTGTGCTTCTGTCTGGATCTCAGGTAATAATAACTTGTTCcactataaaaaattagattgatataataagttattatttaaattttttatactaattttataattgatatattttattatgaCTACCTTATTTTCAGGGGTGGAGTCAGGTACAAGGAAAGAGGGGCACTCGCccccttaattttaattttttttacatataaattatatgtaaatttcagtttagctcccttaaaattttgttttagttttattttattgtgtaaataattTTTGCCTCCTCTAATATTTCATCTAACACCGCCCTGCTTATTTTGTTCTTTAATGACATTATTGCCCAGGAAGTCAAGC contains:
- the LOC112695933 gene encoding transcription factor TGA2.3 isoform X2: MGSRARTVNVSSTGDSNNVVNGMPSYAPPPPMPSSSSSMGIDATNVLPSRISEFGNLEQSLGFRVEDAINLSRNPLFNQLQLKSNSQALGADVQFGALSKSIANSDINISAAIAGSQTLSLQKDSQPNLASTSAGHRENWGESNMADASPRTDTSTDDTEDKNQMPERGESSERSKDKADQKTLRRLAQNREAARKSRLRKKAYVQQLESSRLKLTQLEQELQRARQQGIFISSSGDQTHSMSGNGAMAFDVEYARWLEEHNRQTNELRAAINSHAGDIELRTIVDNFMTQFDDIFRLKGIAAKADVFHILSGMWKTPAERCFMWIGGFRSSELLKLLVNQLEPLTEQQLMGIYNLQQSSQQAEDALSQGMDALQQSLAETLANGAPNPSGSSGNVANYMGQMAMAMGKLGTLEGFLRQADNLRQQTLQQMLRILTTRQSARALLAISDYFSRLRALSSLWLARPRE
- the LOC112695933 gene encoding transcription factor TGAL1 isoform X4, producing MADASPRTDTSTDDTEDKNQMPERGESSERSKDKADQKTLRRLAQNREAARKSRLRKKAYVQQLESSRLKLTQLEQELQRARQQGIFISSSGDQTHSMSGNGAMAFDVEYARWLEEHNRQTNELRAAINSHAGDIELRTIVDNFMTQFDDIFRLKGIAAKADVFHILSGMWKTPAERCFMWIGGFRSSELLKLLVNQLEPLTEQQLMGIYNLQQSSQQAEDALSQGMDALQQSLAETLANGAPNPSGSSGNVANYMGQMAMAMGKLGTLEGFLRQADNLRQQTLQQMLRILTTRQSARALLAISDYFSRLRALSSLWLARPRE
- the LOC112695933 gene encoding transcription factor TGA2.3 isoform X1 encodes the protein MGSRARTVNVSSTGDSNNVVNGMPSYAPPPPMPSSSSSMGIDATNVLPSRISEFGNLEQSLGFRVEDAINLSRNPLFNQLQLKSNSQALGADVQFGALSKMQSIANSDINISAAIAGSQTLSLQKDSQPNLASTSAGHRENWGESNMADASPRTDTSTDDTEDKNQMPERGESSERSKDKADQKTLRRLAQNREAARKSRLRKKAYVQQLESSRLKLTQLEQELQRARQQGIFISSSGDQTHSMSGNGAMAFDVEYARWLEEHNRQTNELRAAINSHAGDIELRTIVDNFMTQFDDIFRLKGIAAKADVFHILSGMWKTPAERCFMWIGGFRSSELLKLLVNQLEPLTEQQLMGIYNLQQSSQQAEDALSQGMDALQQSLAETLANGAPNPSGSSGNVANYMGQMAMAMGKLGTLEGFLRQADNLRQQTLQQMLRILTTRQSARALLAISDYFSRLRALSSLWLARPRE
- the LOC112695933 gene encoding transcription factor TGAL1 isoform X3, with protein sequence MQSIANSDINISAAIAGSQTLSLQKDSQPNLASTSAGHRENWGESNMADASPRTDTSTDDTEDKNQMPERGESSERSKDKADQKTLRRLAQNREAARKSRLRKKAYVQQLESSRLKLTQLEQELQRARQQGIFISSSGDQTHSMSGNGAMAFDVEYARWLEEHNRQTNELRAAINSHAGDIELRTIVDNFMTQFDDIFRLKGIAAKADVFHILSGMWKTPAERCFMWIGGFRSSELLKLLVNQLEPLTEQQLMGIYNLQQSSQQAEDALSQGMDALQQSLAETLANGAPNPSGSSGNVANYMGQMAMAMGKLGTLEGFLRQADNLRQQTLQQMLRILTTRQSARALLAISDYFSRLRALSSLWLARPRE